Within the Chitinivibrio alkaliphilus ACht1 genome, the region GGGGCATTGTGCCAGAGAACTCCCAAAACACCGCATCTTCTTCGGTTGGGAGGGAGCATGAGAAAGCAAATAAGGTCACAATAAAAGAAAAGAATAACCTACTATAAGTATATCGCAAGAACGGACCCCCAAAGAATGTGTGTTCGCAAAAGATACAATTTACGTAGTTGTTTTGTCAAAAAAGTTTGCAAAATCCCAATAAGTGGTTGTGATTAATACATAGTCATTGATATTTTTATGAGAGCGAGAAATATACCTATGTAGTGTTATCAACATTGGTATGTTTTGTGATTCCAAGATTATGTTGAACAAATAAGAGGGGGTGTTGCTCACGGGTGAGCTACAATGTGTTCATATCAGAATGTTTTGTGAGTTCTGGAAATCCTGTTTTATCTACTGTGTCTTGAACCGTTTGAAGACAAACTGAGGTATTTACCAAACAGTCAGCGTGTATCGTCTGCTATATCAGTTCTTATGGAATGATGGTATGTGTTTTATGTATCTTCTACTCCAATATAAAAAATTTTGTAGACACAAAAAAAGGAGATCCGAAAGGATCTCCCTATATTTCACTATGGAAATAGAATTCTTAGCTCCAGCTTTCAGCCCGAGGTCTACGGGGACGAGCCACGTTAACCTTAAGAGGACGTCCGTCTAGTTCTTGATCGTTAAGGGCGTCAATTGCTGCTTGTCCTTCGTCATCATTCGGCATTTCTACAAATCCAAAACCCTTTGAACGTCCAGACTCTCTGTCTGTGATGATTTTGGCTGATTCAACTTCGCCATATGCCATGAATGCATCGCGAAGGTCTTCGTCTTTAACACCCCAAGAGATGTTACCAACATAAATATTCATACGTAAACTCCTGAAACGTACCGTTTGTAAAAAAAATTACACAGGCACACGCTCTATCACGGTACAATACATCGCGTATACCTCTTTGCGATCCTTCGGTGAATATGTTCGTTTTGGATTTTGAATAATGATCTAGCAAAACATACGTACCATCCAGACACAACTAATATACTCTACGGATGTACAAAGAGATCTTTTTATTTAAAAAAGGTGTTTTTTATTTTCCTCGCTGTCATGTCCCTTGCCGCCGGTGAAAAGCAAGAACAGAGCACCGCAGACTCCCCCAATAATATGAGCTATTTGAGAAATGCCATCTGTTTGGAATGCGCGAAGCCCCTCTCCTCCAATGAATATGAGAAAGACGAGTATGAATGAGAGAGGAATGCTTCCTTTCTTAAGATTTACTGCAGAGACGAGGATGATGTAGAGAAGAACGATTCCGCTTGCCCCATTAATAGCCCCACGGAACAAAAGCAGTTGTATCAAGGAGCTGCTCAGCGCTGTGAGTAGCAGTGCTCCTAAGATCTTCTTTTCTCCATATCGTGCTTCAAGTACGGGGCCAAGCAGGAGGATGACAAAAAGATTGCCTAAGAGGTGTTCGTAGTCTGCATGCCCAATACTATGACTAAAAAGGCGGAGATACTCCCAAGGGTCGTTCCAGGTCATGCTTCCGCTTCTCGAAAAAAACTGGAGGGTTAGGCCGAGTTGGAAATTTGTTTCCACGACCTGCACAATAAATGCTGTTATGGCAAATACGAGAGTTACAGGGGAGTCAAAGGAGATCTTTATGGCACGTTTCATGGGTCCTCCAAGGGGTATGTGGTATAAAACAATATAGAAATAATTTTATTCCTATGCCAGGGTGATGTGTATTTTCTTTTTCTCGTGAGAAAATTATTGAAAGTAAGTGTGCAGCCGTGCTGCATTACATATTTTACTAAGCAATGGCAGTATTTACAATCAGGAGTTTTTGATGTCAAACAGACGGGAAGTTGCAGCACATATTGATAAGTCCCGCCCCGGACATGTGCGAGAGGTTGAACGGGTTTCCACCTATTATGGCAGCAATACGTTCTCCGAGGATAAAATGCGTAAGCGCGTTCCGGAGAAAGTATTTACGGCGTTTAAGGAGTGGCAGAACGGCGGCGAACAGATCTGTTCCGCCTTTGCAGATCAAATAGCCCAAGCTATGATGGAATGGGCCCTTGAAAAAGGAGCAACATCCTATACTCACTGGTTTCAGCCAATGACCGGACTTACGGCAGAAAAACACGACAGTTTTATTTCGCGTAATGGCAAAGCACAGGTGATTGAGCAGTTTTCTGGAAAGAATCTTATTCTAAGTGAACCCGATGCCTCTTCACTTCCTTCGGGAGGCTTGCGTACAACCTTTGAAGCCCGTGGATATACTGCGTGGGATCCTTCTTCCCCTGCGTTTATACGAGAAGTTGAGTTTGGTAAAACTCTCTGTATACCCAGTATTTTTGTGTCATATAATGGAGAGGCCCTCGATAAAAAGCTTCCCTTATTACGGAGTGAGAAGGCCGTGACCCAAGCAGCAGAGCGGCTCTTGCGG harbors:
- a CDS encoding RNA recognition motif domain-containing protein: MNIYVGNISWGVKDEDLRDAFMAYGEVESAKIITDRESGRSKGFGFVEMPNDDEGQAAIDALNDQELDGRPLKVNVARPRRPRAESWS
- a CDS encoding rhomboid family intramembrane serine protease, coding for MKRAIKISFDSPVTLVFAITAFIVQVVETNFQLGLTLQFFSRSGSMTWNDPWEYLRLFSHSIGHADYEHLLGNLFVILLLGPVLEARYGEKKILGALLLTALSSSLIQLLLFRGAINGASGIVLLYIILVSAVNLKKGSIPLSFILVFLIFIGGEGLRAFQTDGISQIAHIIGGVCGALFLLFTGGKGHDSEENKKHLF